A section of the Pseudomonas tritici genome encodes:
- a CDS encoding pilus assembly protein TadG-related protein: protein MSPRLGSRQRGAIGLMAAGTLAVALVFMLLAVDSGRLHLEKRKLQSIADTSALEAAGRGGLCTPTTTANDYAKENATRNGFTVVAGDNSRGLAVTCGTLTTNASNIRVFTADATKNDAVRVVATRSVMTSIAGGIWSMFSGGPTSTQMILSATAVAAYAPPVAQLTIRSGLGTVDASKSPLLNMLIGNLLGGNLSLTAAGWNGLLTTNVNLLSYLDQLAIQLNVKAGDYDALLNTAASASQLIDAAVKVLQKNGSVATAIINDVISVKAIAPNTQLLKVGDLLKVATGTPAAALNTSVQVFQLLQTVAQLSSSKSAVSAATQLNIPLIGNVSVQTKVIVPPQLSAIGNPAKAKAGLLKTPPTDQIFVRTAQVRTLVSIQLPVLNGLSQLTSAVSALTTPVTGVVNNLLHLNLVGMLDPLLCLVLKPCDRTDVQLLSGLDINIEMASANAYVTDFSCASNATKSLTVQASTALADVSVGKVDPVQAFSSAAAATVQPVALVDIGVQTCAGIFGCAPRKAGLGGSLLLSVVHATVGGSTQKLTFSPVNEMNLTPTYQPVVPASDVVKSLVNTLGGIQVIYVPPPGNPTSGPLSSVSGLLATITNTLITAVKDVLSPVLDPIVNGLLSALGITAGNAEVGANLSCHMGRAYLVI from the coding sequence ATGTCTCCCCGACTTGGTTCCCGTCAGCGTGGTGCGATTGGCCTGATGGCTGCGGGCACCCTCGCAGTGGCCCTGGTGTTCATGCTGCTCGCGGTAGACAGCGGCCGCCTCCACCTGGAAAAGCGCAAATTGCAATCCATCGCCGACACCTCGGCCCTGGAAGCCGCCGGCCGTGGCGGCCTGTGCACGCCCACCACCACCGCCAACGACTACGCCAAGGAAAACGCCACGCGCAACGGCTTCACCGTGGTCGCCGGTGACAACAGCCGTGGCCTGGCCGTGACCTGCGGAACGTTGACCACCAATGCCAGCAATATCCGTGTATTCACCGCAGACGCCACCAAAAACGATGCCGTGCGAGTGGTGGCCACGCGCAGCGTGATGACCAGCATTGCCGGCGGGATCTGGAGCATGTTCAGCGGCGGGCCAACATCCACGCAGATGATCCTGAGTGCCACTGCCGTGGCTGCGTATGCGCCGCCGGTGGCGCAGTTGACGATTCGCAGCGGCCTAGGAACGGTCGACGCCAGCAAATCTCCTCTATTGAACATGCTCATCGGCAATCTGTTGGGCGGCAACCTGTCCCTGACGGCTGCGGGCTGGAACGGCTTGCTGACGACGAACGTGAACCTACTCAGCTACTTGGATCAGCTGGCGATTCAATTGAATGTCAAGGCAGGTGACTACGATGCGTTGCTCAACACCGCTGCATCCGCCAGCCAGTTGATCGACGCCGCGGTAAAGGTGCTGCAAAAAAATGGCTCGGTGGCCACGGCGATCATTAACGACGTGATTTCAGTGAAAGCAATCGCGCCCAACACACAACTGTTGAAGGTCGGAGACCTGCTGAAGGTCGCTACTGGAACACCGGCCGCAGCCTTGAATACCAGCGTGCAGGTGTTTCAACTCCTACAGACCGTGGCGCAGCTTTCCAGTAGCAAGAGTGCGGTGAGTGCTGCAACTCAGTTGAATATTCCCTTGATAGGAAACGTTTCGGTCCAAACCAAAGTGATCGTACCTCCCCAACTGTCGGCTATTGGTAACCCTGCAAAGGCCAAAGCGGGCTTGTTGAAGACCCCTCCGACAGATCAGATTTTTGTGCGTACGGCGCAAGTCCGCACGTTGGTGTCTATTCAACTTCCTGTGCTCAACGGACTGAGTCAGTTGACGTCTGCGGTTTCAGCGTTGACGACCCCGGTAACAGGAGTGGTCAATAACCTGTTGCACCTGAATCTTGTGGGCATGCTGGATCCGCTTCTGTGTCTAGTGTTGAAACCGTGTGACCGTACGGATGTGCAATTGCTTAGCGGCCTGGATATCAACATCGAAATGGCCAGTGCAAATGCCTATGTCACTGACTTTAGTTGCGCGAGCAATGCAACGAAGTCACTGACCGTTCAGGCGAGTACAGCGCTGGCGGACGTGTCAGTCGGAAAGGTTGACCCGGTGCAGGCATTCTCCTCGGCAGCGGCTGCCACTGTTCAGCCCGTCGCTCTAGTGGATATTGGTGTACAGACGTGCGCAGGGATTTTTGGATGTGCCCCACGTAAAGCCGGTTTGGGGGGCAGTTTATTGCTATCGGTTGTACACGCGACGGTTGGAGGCAGTACTCAGAAGCTTACGTTTTCACCGGTCAATGAAATGAACCTGACACCCACCTATCAACCCGTTGTTCCTGCTTCAGATGTAGTTAAAAGCTTGGTCAATACGCTGGGCGGGATTCAGGTGATATACGTTCCCCCTCCTGGGAATCCAACGAGCGGCCCATTGTCTAGTGTCTCGGGTTTGCTCGCGACCATCACCAACACATTGATCACTGCTGTCAAAGACGTCTTGTCGCCGGTGCTGGACCCGATCGTGAACGGGTTGCTCAGTGCACTAGGCATCACTGCTGGCAACGCCGAAGTCGGCGCCAACCTCAGTTGCCATATGGGCCGCGCCTACTTGGTGATCTAA